A stretch of the bacterium genome encodes the following:
- a CDS encoding HAD hydrolase-like protein, with protein sequence MQALFFDLDGTLTDPKPGITGCIQYALEGLGQPVPGKDELEWCIGPPLHESFARLVGSEEAWRGVALYRERYGEIGLFENEVYEGIPDVLAALAAQGGELFVASSKPKVYVDRILDHFDLTRFFVRTYGSELDGTNTDKRDLLAVALADSGIAPIDATMIGDRAHDAIGAAHNALDFVGALYGYGSREELEDEGTTRFVHEPTELVRALVLP encoded by the coding sequence TTGCAAGCGCTTTTCTTCGACCTCGACGGCACCCTGACCGACCCGAAGCCCGGCATCACGGGCTGCATCCAATATGCCCTCGAAGGGCTCGGGCAGCCGGTTCCCGGCAAGGACGAACTCGAGTGGTGTATCGGTCCGCCGCTCCACGAGAGCTTCGCGAGGCTCGTCGGCTCCGAGGAGGCCTGGCGGGGCGTCGCTCTGTACCGTGAGCGCTACGGAGAGATCGGTCTCTTCGAGAACGAGGTCTACGAAGGGATCCCCGACGTGCTCGCTGCCCTGGCTGCGCAGGGCGGCGAGCTCTTCGTCGCGTCGAGCAAGCCGAAGGTCTACGTCGATCGCATCCTCGACCACTTCGACCTGACCCGATTCTTCGTCCGCACCTACGGAAGCGAGCTCGACGGGACGAACACCGACAAGCGCGACCTGCTCGCGGTCGCCCTCGCGGACAGCGGGATCGCCCCGATCGACGCGACGATGATCGGCGATCGCGCCCACGACGCGATCGGGGCCGCCCACAACGCGTTGGACTTCGTCGGCGCTCTCTACGGCTACGGCTCCCGCGAAGAACTCGAAGACGAAGGCACCACCCGCTTCGTCCACGAACCGACCGAGCTCGTCCGCGCCCTCGTCCTTCCCTGA
- the ftsZ gene encoding cell division protein FtsZ codes for MAKKKNDRSESGNTEKDGVDLLELGPEDGQELLEFEGSSHQEAVIKVIGVGGGGGNALNTMIESGLGGVEFIAANTDAQALTHNKAVTKVQLGAEITRGLGCGANPDRGRASALEARDRLRELLEGSDMVFVTAGMGGGTGTGAAPIVAEVAREVGALTVGVVTKPFPFEGRVRMKHAGHGLEELHGVVDTLITIPNQRLLALAGKGTAMKDAFSIADQVLLNAVRGISDLITIHGLINLDFADVRTVMNEAGTALMGTGIGQGDTRAIDAAAAAISSPLLEDLSIEGARGVLINITGGSEMTLFEVNEASSLVHEAAHEDANIIVGAVIDDQLGEDELRVTVIATGLDSEEARRRPPTPPARPTPEPRQRIPDPVEEIERERAMVDAPNVMPLREPEPIPAQARTQERVEPEQQQLAAAGGQTAEEMAQTGFESPFEDELDTPAFLRKRTTGGDDSDAPSFMRRGGN; via the coding sequence ATGGCTAAGAAGAAGAACGATCGCTCTGAGTCCGGGAACACCGAGAAAGACGGTGTCGACCTTCTCGAGCTGGGACCCGAAGACGGGCAGGAGCTGCTCGAATTCGAGGGCTCCTCTCATCAGGAAGCGGTCATCAAGGTGATCGGTGTCGGTGGTGGCGGCGGCAACGCCCTCAACACCATGATCGAGTCGGGCCTCGGAGGCGTCGAGTTCATCGCCGCCAACACGGATGCCCAGGCACTCACGCATAACAAGGCGGTGACCAAGGTCCAGCTCGGCGCGGAGATCACGCGCGGACTCGGATGCGGGGCCAACCCGGATCGCGGACGCGCCTCGGCGCTCGAAGCCCGCGACCGATTGCGCGAGCTCCTCGAAGGCTCCGACATGGTCTTCGTGACCGCGGGCATGGGCGGCGGAACCGGAACCGGTGCGGCGCCGATCGTCGCCGAGGTGGCGCGTGAAGTCGGCGCGCTGACCGTGGGCGTCGTGACCAAGCCCTTCCCCTTCGAGGGACGCGTGCGGATGAAGCACGCGGGGCACGGTCTCGAAGAGCTGCACGGCGTCGTCGACACGCTGATCACGATCCCGAACCAGCGGCTCCTCGCCCTCGCAGGCAAGGGGACCGCCATGAAGGACGCGTTCAGCATCGCCGACCAGGTGCTGCTCAACGCGGTCCGCGGGATCTCGGACCTGATCACGATCCACGGCCTGATCAACCTCGACTTCGCCGACGTTCGAACGGTGATGAACGAGGCGGGCACGGCGCTCATGGGTACGGGCATCGGCCAGGGCGACACCCGCGCGATCGACGCGGCCGCGGCGGCGATCTCGAGCCCGCTGCTCGAGGATCTGTCGATCGAGGGCGCGCGCGGCGTGCTGATCAACATCACCGGCGGCTCGGAGATGACGCTCTTCGAAGTCAACGAAGCTTCGTCGCTGGTGCACGAGGCGGCCCACGAGGATGCGAACATCATCGTCGGCGCCGTGATCGACGACCAGCTCGGCGAAGACGAGCTGCGCGTGACCGTGATCGCGACCGGCCTCGACAGCGAGGAAGCGCGACGGCGGCCGCCGACGCCGCCTGCGCGTCCGACTCCCGAGCCGCGCCAGCGGATCCCGGACCCGGTGGAGGAGATCGAGCGCGAGCGCGCGATGGTCGATGCACCGAACGTGATGCCGCTACGCGAGCCCGAGCCGATCCCGGCGCAGGCGCGCACCCAGGAGCGGGTCGAGCCGGAACAGCAGCAGCTCGCTGCGGCGGGCGGACAGACCGCCGAGGAGATGGCCCAGACCGGCTTCGAGTCGCCCTTCGAGGACGAGCTCGATACGCCCGCGTTCCTGCGAAAGCGGACGACGGGTGGGGACGACTCGGACGCCCCTTCGTTCATGCGTCGGGGAGGCAACTGA
- the ftsA gene encoding cell division protein FtsA: MSRKDELIVGLDIGTTKICAVVAEETENGIDIVGIGTHPSRGLRKGVVVDIDATVDSIKHAVEEAELMADCEITSVYTGVAGGHIRAFNSHGVVAVKDREVRDGDVKRVIDAAKAVAIPMDREVIHVIPQEFIIDDQDGIREPLGMSGVRLEAKIHIVTAAVTSAQNIVKCCNKAGLNVMDIVLEPLASACAVLAEDEKDLGVCMIDIGGGTTDIAVFADGSIKNTSVLGLGGYHFSNDIAVGLRTPFDEAERIKKKFGVASARFLGSDDHISVPSVGGRRPREISRKVLCEIIEPRVEEILSLARQELVRAELIDKIPSGLVLTGGASALSGIAELAEEVFEAPVRRGLPESIGGLQDVVKSPMYSTGVGLVLFGLDQQRSARSSRFRIRDESIFGRVKQRMRDWFYAEFD, translated from the coding sequence ATGTCCAGAAAGGACGAGCTGATCGTCGGTCTCGATATCGGGACCACCAAGATCTGCGCGGTCGTCGCAGAGGAAACGGAGAATGGCATCGACATCGTCGGCATCGGGACCCACCCGAGCCGCGGTCTCCGCAAGGGGGTCGTCGTCGACATCGACGCGACCGTCGATTCCATCAAACACGCGGTCGAGGAAGCCGAGCTGATGGCGGATTGTGAGATCACGTCCGTCTACACCGGCGTCGCGGGCGGTCACATCCGCGCGTTCAACTCGCACGGCGTCGTCGCGGTGAAGGACCGGGAGGTCCGGGACGGCGACGTCAAGCGGGTGATCGACGCGGCGAAGGCCGTCGCGATCCCGATGGACCGGGAGGTGATCCACGTGATCCCCCAGGAGTTCATCATCGACGACCAGGATGGGATCCGGGAGCCGCTCGGCATGAGCGGGGTCCGGCTCGAGGCCAAGATCCACATCGTGACCGCGGCCGTCACCAGCGCCCAGAACATCGTGAAGTGCTGCAACAAGGCCGGGCTCAACGTGATGGACATCGTCCTCGAGCCCCTGGCCTCGGCGTGCGCCGTGCTCGCAGAGGACGAGAAGGATCTCGGCGTCTGCATGATCGACATCGGCGGTGGCACCACGGACATCGCGGTGTTCGCGGACGGGTCGATCAAGAACACGTCGGTGCTCGGTCTGGGCGGCTACCACTTCTCCAACGACATCGCGGTCGGTTTACGAACGCCGTTTGACGAGGCGGAGCGGATCAAGAAGAAGTTCGGGGTCGCTTCGGCGCGCTTCCTGGGCTCCGACGACCACATCTCGGTCCCGTCGGTGGGCGGTCGCCGGCCCCGGGAGATCTCCCGGAAGGTCCTGTGCGAGATCATCGAGCCCCGCGTGGAGGAGATCCTCTCCCTCGCGCGCCAGGAGCTGGTCCGGGCGGAGCTGATCGACAAGATCCCGAGCGGTCTCGTGCTCACGGGTGGCGCCTCGGCGCTCTCCGGGATCGCCGAGCTCGCGGAGGAGGTGTTCGAGGCCCCCGTCCGGCGCGGTCTCCCCGAGTCGATCGGGGGACTCCAGGACGTGGTGAAGAGTCCCATGTACTCGACGGGCGTCGGACTCGTGCTCTTCGGACTCGACCAGCAGCGGTCGGCCCGGAGCAGCCGCTTCCGGATCCGCGACGAGTCGATCTTCGGAAGGGTGAAGCAGCGCATGCGCGACTGGTTCTACGCCGAGTTCGACTGA
- a CDS encoding FtsQ-type POTRA domain-containing protein, which translates to MNPFVRLFSRDGAGRRGRTPQAVAAARAKRARDHLAHKRDQERLRLERDRVRPELLASRRRLFRVLSPVAFVAAIVLGSHLALPVTEFLVLGDARLERVAVQGAAALPAALIAASTGAIAGQPLDDLDPASIEAMLVADPWIEDAGVLRLPTGTLLVRVVERDAIARWRIDEEMAWVDATGRRFSGTGSDRMLVPTVAGASLEPGALPDGALQILDALKRHPELTSELDALTLHLPALEADADGVLRDSPAGFVLQIGQEGPRALLGRRLLSQRVARLAVLLDHDEEALATARLIDLRYADRAVLRTAPASG; encoded by the coding sequence ATGAATCCCTTTGTGCGGCTCTTCTCTCGTGACGGTGCCGGTCGCCGTGGACGCACGCCCCAGGCCGTCGCCGCCGCCCGGGCGAAGCGCGCCCGGGACCATCTCGCCCACAAGCGGGACCAGGAGCGCCTGCGCCTCGAGCGCGACCGGGTCCGGCCCGAGCTGCTCGCGAGCCGCCGTCGGCTCTTCCGCGTGCTGTCGCCGGTCGCCTTCGTCGCGGCGATCGTGCTCGGATCCCACCTCGCGCTGCCCGTCACCGAGTTCCTCGTCCTCGGCGACGCGCGCCTCGAACGCGTCGCCGTCCAGGGCGCCGCGGCGCTGCCCGCCGCGCTGATCGCCGCCTCCACCGGCGCGATCGCCGGCCAGCCCCTCGACGACCTCGACCCGGCGTCGATCGAGGCGATGCTCGTCGCCGATCCGTGGATCGAGGACGCCGGCGTGCTGCGACTGCCGACGGGGACGCTCCTCGTGCGCGTCGTCGAGCGCGACGCGATCGCCCGCTGGCGGATCGACGAGGAGATGGCCTGGGTCGATGCGACCGGTCGCCGCTTCAGCGGTACGGGCAGCGACCGGATGCTCGTCCCGACGGTCGCTGGCGCTTCCCTCGAGCCGGGTGCGCTGCCGGACGGTGCACTCCAGATCCTCGACGCGCTGAAGCGCCATCCGGAGCTCACGAGCGAGCTCGACGCGCTCACGCTCCACCTGCCGGCCCTCGAGGCGGACGCCGATGGCGTGCTGCGCGACAGCCCGGCGGGCTTCGTCCTGCAGATAGGCCAGGAGGGACCGCGCGCCCTCCTCGGCCGCCGATTGCTTTCCCAGCGCGTGGCCCGTCTTGCGGTCCTCCTCGATCACGACGAGGAGGCGCTCGCGACGGCCCGGCTGATCGATCTCCGGTACGCGGACCGTGCGGTTCTGCGTACCGCGCCTGCTTCTGGGTAG
- the murB gene encoding UDP-N-acetylmuramate dehydrogenase: MIDANARAALEALLGDRIDFDVPLSRHTSLRIGGPADAMATPADRDELGRLLALCTEHGVPTRVLGAGFNVLVSDAGLDGVVLRLKKLRRIERVAEDAIAVEAGASHATITKYSIENGLSGLEFGAGIPGTLGGWLAMNAGIGVRELKDVVRTVTWMDSRGELAAPVARAELDFRYRALAGLPAGCVLVGAELSVTASDRATVKAEIDRLLAHRTQTQPTDIPSCGSVFRNPTGDFAGRLIEAAGLKGTREGGAEISTVHANFIVNHGGATAKDVLALIERARATVREASGVELETEVQLIGRANLEDADDGGAAR; encoded by the coding sequence ATGATCGACGCGAACGCCCGCGCGGCCCTCGAAGCGCTCCTCGGCGACCGGATCGATTTCGACGTGCCGCTCTCTCGCCACACGTCGCTTCGCATCGGCGGTCCCGCCGACGCGATGGCGACCCCCGCCGACCGCGACGAGCTCGGCCGCCTGCTCGCGCTCTGTACCGAACACGGTGTGCCGACCCGGGTCCTCGGCGCCGGCTTCAACGTCCTCGTCTCCGACGCGGGCCTCGACGGCGTCGTGCTCCGGCTCAAGAAGCTGCGACGGATCGAGCGCGTCGCGGAGGACGCGATCGCCGTCGAGGCCGGTGCCTCCCACGCGACCATCACGAAGTACTCCATCGAGAACGGCCTCTCGGGCCTCGAGTTCGGTGCGGGCATCCCCGGCACCCTCGGCGGCTGGCTCGCCATGAACGCCGGAATCGGCGTGCGCGAGCTGAAGGACGTCGTCCGGACCGTGACCTGGATGGATTCCCGCGGCGAGCTCGCGGCGCCCGTCGCCCGCGCGGAACTCGACTTCCGTTACCGCGCACTCGCGGGGCTGCCCGCCGGCTGCGTGCTGGTCGGGGCGGAGCTCTCCGTCACAGCGAGCGATCGGGCGACGGTGAAGGCCGAGATCGATCGCCTCCTGGCCCACCGCACGCAGACGCAGCCCACCGACATCCCGAGCTGCGGCTCGGTCTTCCGCAACCCGACCGGCGACTTCGCTGGACGACTGATCGAGGCGGCCGGGCTGAAGGGGACGCGCGAAGGCGGCGCGGAGATCTCGACGGTCCACGCGAACTTCATCGTGAACCACGGCGGCGCCACCGCGAAGGACGTGCTCGCCCTGATCGAACGTGCCCGGGCGACCGTCCGCGAAGCCTCGGGCGTCGAGCTCGAAACCGAAGTCCAGCTGATCGGCCGCGCCAATCTGGAAGACGCGGACGACGGAGGTGCGGCCCGATGA
- the murC gene encoding UDP-N-acetylmuramate--L-alanine ligase, with the protein MQRRLSPLHFVGVGGIGMAALAELFHAQGHAVSGSDLVASPTFERLRELGLDVRLGHDAEAVEGAETVVRSSAISEDNPEIAAARDAGIPIVGRGALLAEVMRTRDAIAIGGSHGKTTTSAMTAHLLEAAGLDPTALIGGRVPRASGGASPVKLGQGDLIVAEVDESDGSFLLTRPVLAVVNNVDPEHLDHYGTREALLDAFVDFANSVPFYGACVLGIDHPGVQEIAPRITSRIVHFGFDASADVRAERVEPISGGQRVKASLRNRGEISFDLPMPGRHNVLNALAAIAVGVEQGVDPAILAEAVASFAGVSRRYERKGEASGVQVVDDYAHHPAEIRAALAGARSLHAGRITAIFQPHRYTRTRDCWDEFLTAFEDADRVVLADVYAASETPLEGIDAARLADAVRATGHPDVRHGGPLDAIAASLPAELEDGDLVLTLGAGDVVSLGPRLLEALEAGADA; encoded by the coding sequence GTGCAGCGACGTCTGAGTCCCCTCCACTTCGTCGGCGTCGGCGGGATCGGCATGGCCGCCCTCGCCGAGCTCTTCCACGCGCAGGGCCACGCGGTCTCGGGCTCCGACCTGGTCGCGAGCCCGACCTTCGAACGCCTGCGCGAGCTCGGCCTGGACGTACGACTCGGTCACGACGCGGAGGCCGTCGAGGGCGCGGAGACCGTCGTGCGTTCGTCGGCGATCTCCGAGGACAACCCCGAGATCGCCGCAGCCCGCGACGCCGGCATCCCGATCGTGGGCCGCGGGGCGCTGCTGGCAGAGGTGATGCGCACCCGCGACGCGATCGCGATCGGCGGCTCCCACGGCAAGACGACGACTTCGGCGATGACCGCGCACCTGCTCGAAGCGGCGGGCCTCGATCCGACGGCGCTCATCGGCGGCCGCGTGCCCCGCGCGAGTGGCGGCGCGAGCCCGGTCAAGCTCGGCCAGGGCGACCTGATCGTGGCGGAAGTCGACGAGAGCGACGGCTCCTTCCTGTTGACCCGGCCGGTCCTCGCGGTCGTGAACAACGTCGACCCGGAACACCTCGACCACTACGGCACGCGCGAGGCGCTCCTCGATGCCTTCGTCGACTTCGCCAACAGCGTGCCCTTCTATGGCGCCTGCGTCCTCGGAATCGACCACCCGGGCGTGCAGGAGATCGCGCCGCGGATCACCTCGCGGATCGTCCATTTCGGCTTCGACGCGAGCGCAGACGTCCGCGCCGAGCGCGTCGAACCGATCTCCGGCGGCCAGCGCGTGAAGGCTTCGCTCCGCAACCGCGGCGAGATCAGCTTCGACCTGCCGATGCCCGGTCGACACAACGTGCTGAACGCCCTCGCCGCGATCGCGGTCGGAGTCGAGCAGGGCGTCGACCCGGCGATCCTCGCCGAGGCCGTCGCGAGCTTCGCCGGCGTGTCGCGTCGCTACGAGCGCAAGGGCGAAGCCTCCGGCGTGCAGGTCGTCGACGACTACGCCCACCATCCCGCCGAGATCCGCGCCGCCCTCGCCGGCGCGCGCAGCCTCCATGCGGGCCGCATCACGGCGATCTTCCAGCCCCACCGCTACACGCGGACCCGCGACTGCTGGGACGAGTTCCTGACCGCTTTCGAGGACGCCGACCGCGTCGTCCTCGCCGACGTCTACGCCGCGAGCGAGACGCCCCTCGAAGGGATCGACGCCGCGCGCCTCGCCGACGCCGTCCGCGCGACCGGACATCCCGACGTCCGACACGGCGGACCCCTCGACGCGATCGCCGCGTCGCTCCCGGCGGAGCTCGAGGACGGCGACCTCGTCCTGACCCTCGGCGCCGGCGACGTCGTCTCCCTGGGCCCGCGCCTGCTCGAGGCCCTCGAAGCGGGAGCCGACGCATGA
- the murG gene encoding undecaprenyldiphospho-muramoylpentapeptide beta-N-acetylglucosaminyltransferase gives MVGSAQKRSAARRRWVIAGGGTGGHVTPALALGEALRRQGDEVLFVGSARGLESKLVPDAGFELTQLPSEQVMGRNPIGRLKGAFSILRSAWIARRVLKRFGADAVISVGGYAAMPAALAARLRRTPLFLVEPNAIPGRVNRLTARFARRVFVGFESTRGTLPAKADSVCLGVPLRRALYRAFADRPEKAVPATPLKVFVFGGSQGARQLNENVPEALSRLRKKSVEIFHQTGEAERGLVEARYAELGLPAEVVAFEHDMPGRYAWADLAICRAGALTVAELALAGMPALLVPYPFAADDHQAANARALEEAGAARCLEARPLDVNALAQAVAELVTTPGRLVLMREAAERLARPFAPEDILEHCRADLEGRLPVFQRDDANEERKEDACSDV, from the coding sequence ATGGTAGGCAGCGCGCAGAAACGCAGCGCAGCGCGCAGGCGCTGGGTGATCGCCGGCGGCGGCACGGGCGGGCACGTCACGCCTGCCCTCGCCCTCGGCGAAGCGTTGCGGCGCCAGGGCGACGAGGTCCTCTTCGTCGGTTCCGCGCGCGGACTCGAGTCGAAGCTCGTCCCCGACGCAGGCTTCGAGCTCACGCAGCTGCCCTCCGAGCAGGTGATGGGTCGCAACCCGATCGGCCGTCTCAAGGGCGCCTTCTCGATCCTGCGCAGCGCATGGATCGCCCGCCGCGTGTTGAAGCGCTTCGGTGCGGACGCCGTGATCTCGGTCGGCGGCTACGCAGCGATGCCGGCGGCTCTCGCCGCACGCCTGCGCCGGACCCCGCTCTTCCTGGTCGAACCGAACGCGATTCCCGGCCGCGTGAACCGGCTCACCGCCCGCTTCGCCCGGCGGGTCTTCGTCGGCTTCGAGTCGACGCGGGGGACGCTCCCGGCCAAGGCCGACAGCGTCTGCCTCGGCGTGCCGCTGCGCCGCGCGCTCTATCGCGCCTTCGCCGATCGGCCCGAAAAGGCCGTGCCGGCGACGCCGCTCAAGGTCTTCGTGTTCGGTGGCAGCCAGGGCGCACGCCAGCTGAACGAGAACGTGCCCGAAGCCCTCTCCCGCCTGCGCAAGAAATCCGTCGAGATCTTCCACCAGACCGGCGAGGCGGAACGGGGGCTCGTCGAGGCGCGTTATGCGGAGCTCGGCCTGCCCGCCGAGGTCGTCGCCTTCGAGCACGACATGCCCGGGCGCTATGCGTGGGCGGACCTCGCGATCTGCCGTGCGGGAGCGCTGACCGTCGCCGAGCTCGCGCTCGCCGGGATGCCGGCGCTGCTCGTGCCCTATCCCTTCGCCGCGGACGATCACCAGGCGGCGAATGCCCGCGCTCTCGAGGAGGCCGGTGCGGCGCGCTGTCTCGAAGCCCGTCCCCTCGACGTGAACGCCCTCGCCCAGGCGGTCGCGGAGCTCGTGACGACGCCGGGGCGCCTGGTGCTCATGCGCGAAGCCGCGGAGCGCCTCGCGCGTCCCTTCGCCCCGGAAGACATCCTGGAACACTGCCGCGCGGACCTCGAAGGACGTCTGCCGGTATTCCAGCGCGACGACGCGAACGAAGAGCGGAAGGAGGACGCGTGCAGCGACGTCTGA
- the ftsW gene encoding putative lipid II flippase FtsW yields MSAHTPLEKAHVMRLNAQDEPAPGLDPGIAITTTLLIGLGVVMSYSATAALSLESTVPPLFFDHLVGLAIGGAAATAAYFLPAKIVRHGALPFWGLSVALLVATLVTGVEVNGAQRWIALPGLRFQPGELAKCATLIAVAAWLSRQHERRELSYKPTLQAAGLALVPAALLLMQPDLGNAVVLMVLCAGLLFIAGTPWPRFVLPGIAGVLLVGLYIVNNAYAWRRVTGFLDPFREAKGAGWQLVQSYVAFGHGGFFGQGLGNGRQKLEYLPEVHTDFVLALVAEELGLMGVLFVLGAFAALWVTGTRAARRAKDRFDLYLAFGMVTLLTVPAFLNASVVMGLVPTKGLTLPFLSYGRTSLVVSCLALGLLLGVARRHPARPAPAPTEEDGW; encoded by the coding sequence GTGAGCGCCCACACCCCCCTCGAGAAGGCCCACGTGATGCGCCTCAACGCGCAGGACGAGCCGGCGCCGGGTCTCGACCCGGGGATCGCGATCACGACCACGCTGCTGATCGGCCTGGGCGTCGTGATGAGCTACAGCGCGACGGCGGCGCTCTCCCTGGAGTCGACGGTGCCTCCGCTCTTCTTCGATCACCTGGTCGGCCTCGCGATCGGCGGCGCCGCGGCGACCGCCGCCTACTTCCTGCCGGCGAAGATCGTGCGACACGGCGCGCTGCCCTTCTGGGGTCTCTCGGTCGCGCTGCTCGTCGCCACGCTCGTGACGGGGGTCGAAGTGAACGGCGCGCAGCGCTGGATCGCGCTTCCGGGGCTCCGCTTCCAGCCCGGCGAGCTCGCCAAGTGCGCGACGCTGATCGCGGTCGCGGCCTGGCTCTCGCGCCAGCACGAACGGCGCGAGCTCTCCTACAAGCCGACGCTCCAGGCGGCGGGACTCGCCCTCGTGCCCGCGGCGCTGCTCCTCATGCAACCGGACCTCGGGAACGCAGTCGTGCTCATGGTGCTCTGCGCGGGTCTCCTCTTCATCGCGGGCACGCCGTGGCCTCGCTTCGTGCTGCCCGGGATTGCCGGCGTCCTCCTCGTCGGCCTCTACATCGTGAACAACGCCTACGCCTGGCGACGCGTGACGGGTTTCCTCGATCCGTTCCGGGAAGCGAAGGGCGCGGGCTGGCAGCTCGTCCAGTCCTACGTGGCGTTCGGCCACGGCGGCTTCTTCGGCCAGGGACTGGGCAACGGTCGACAGAAGCTCGAGTACCTGCCCGAGGTCCACACCGACTTCGTGCTCGCCCTCGTCGCCGAGGAGCTCGGCCTGATGGGCGTGCTCTTCGTCCTCGGTGCCTTCGCGGCGCTCTGGGTGACGGGTACGCGCGCGGCGCGCCGGGCCAAGGATCGCTTCGATCTCTATCTGGCCTTCGGCATGGTCACACTCCTCACGGTCCCGGCGTTCCTCAACGCCTCGGTGGTGATGGGACTCGTCCCGACCAAGGGGCTCACGCTGCCCTTCCTCTCCTACGGACGCACGTCGCTGGTCGTGAGCTGTCTGGCCCTCGGGCTCTTGCTCGGCGTCGCTCGACGGCATCCCGCGCGGCCGGCACCCGCGCCGACCGAGGAGGACGGATGGTAG
- the murD gene encoding UDP-N-acetylmuramoyl-L-alanine--D-glutamate ligase: MTEFEGQSVLVLGLGVSGLSATKYLVERGARVVAADERAPDAIEGLSDLPEAVQVRVGEPFPELDAFDLVVPSPGVPAARYEGCRPPVRGDIELCFRALPVPIVAVTGTNGKSTVVKLIEAMARGAGLRARAAGNVGLPALELVGQPLDLAILEVSSFQLESVEDFAPQTGVLLNITPDHLDRHGDLAGYRAAKARLFARQQGGQAAILNGDDPLCAEIPIAPGVERLEFRRRTPVAAGAWLDGTNAIVRRGGAQQTVSLEGTKTLTGQADNVLAALLALATVDVDLDAAATALAGFETLPHRCEDVATVRGVRFVDDSKATNVGAAARSLASFDARLVWIAGGRHKGGDLDALRDAAKGRVRRVLLIGEAAEAFGSALSDVVACEDVGTLDVAVARAAAIADEGDVVLLAPACASFDQFASFEARGRAFQRAVHDLAPRAGATRETAS, from the coding sequence ATGACGGAGTTCGAAGGACAGAGCGTCCTCGTGCTCGGCCTCGGCGTGTCCGGACTCTCGGCCACGAAGTACCTGGTCGAGCGGGGCGCACGGGTCGTGGCCGCGGACGAGCGCGCGCCGGACGCGATCGAGGGGCTCTCGGACCTCCCCGAGGCGGTGCAGGTCCGCGTCGGCGAGCCCTTCCCCGAGCTCGACGCCTTCGACCTGGTCGTGCCGAGCCCCGGCGTCCCCGCCGCGCGATACGAAGGCTGTCGCCCGCCGGTTCGCGGCGACATCGAGCTCTGCTTCCGCGCGCTGCCCGTTCCGATCGTCGCCGTGACCGGCACGAACGGGAAGTCGACCGTCGTGAAGCTGATCGAGGCGATGGCGCGGGGCGCCGGTCTCCGCGCGCGGGCCGCCGGCAACGTCGGACTCCCGGCCCTCGAGCTCGTGGGCCAGCCCCTGGATCTCGCGATCCTCGAGGTCTCCTCGTTCCAGCTCGAGAGCGTCGAGGACTTCGCCCCGCAGACCGGGGTCCTGCTCAACATCACGCCGGACCACCTCGATCGCCACGGCGATCTCGCGGGCTACCGCGCCGCGAAGGCCCGGCTCTTCGCGCGGCAGCAGGGGGGCCAGGCCGCGATCCTGAACGGAGACGACCCGCTCTGCGCGGAAATCCCGATCGCCCCCGGCGTCGAACGCCTCGAGTTCCGCCGCCGGACGCCCGTCGCCGCCGGCGCCTGGCTCGACGGGACGAACGCGATCGTGCGACGCGGCGGAGCGCAGCAGACCGTCTCCCTCGAAGGCACGAAGACGCTCACCGGTCAGGCGGACAACGTGCTGGCGGCGCTCCTCGCCCTCGCGACGGTCGACGTCGACCTCGACGCCGCCGCGACCGCGCTCGCGGGGTTCGAGACCCTGCCGCATCGCTGCGAGGACGTCGCGACCGTCCGCGGCGTCCGCTTCGTCGACGACTCGAAGGCGACCAACGTCGGCGCCGCCGCGCGCTCCCTCGCCTCCTTCGACGCCCGGCTCGTGTGGATCGCCGGCGGGCGGCACAAGGGCGGCGATCTCGACGCGCTGCGGGACGCGGCGAAGGGTCGCGTCCGGCGCGTGCTGCTGATCGGCGAAGCCGCCGAGGCGTTCGGCTCGGCGCTCTCGGACGTCGTCGCCTGCGAGGACGTCGGCACGCTCGACGTGGCCGTCGCCCGCGCCGCCGCGATCGCCGACGAGGGCGACGTCGTCCTGCTCGCCCCGGCCTGCGCGAGCTTCGACCAGTTCGCCTCCTTCGAGGCGCGCGGCCGCGCGTTCCAGCGCGCCGTCCACGACCTCGCGCCGCGAGCCGGTGCGACGAGGGAGACCGCTTCGTGA